The following are encoded together in the Lathyrus oleraceus cultivar Zhongwan6 chromosome 3, CAAS_Psat_ZW6_1.0, whole genome shotgun sequence genome:
- the LOC127126033 gene encoding putative lysine-specific demethylase JMJ16, whose product MEPLSAPPGFVSLTSFFLKKDDKVEKTSKSDPIPAKTKPEMDDNTSYNQINAHRPWIVLDQNRCKSEESCAEHLPRVKLNPPNKFSRPKGTVYGCPNCSNCLKVTARWHPEDARREVLEEAPIFHPTEEEFKDTLGYIASIRSRAEPYGICRIVPPKSWKPSCTLEEKNVWENSEFVAQTQRIDGHQVQHAQAIMASSYDTTKTKRRKVNKVEMDSHLGNRSTCTSNNGNVEGCDDEPESGPKFTLKTFKKLADEFKIQYFNYKDKIKIMGSDKNSAIHQQQWEPSVENIEGDYGRIVQNPSEEIEVLCSKAGYFSSGFPIPTVSDPLNADTYPEYMKSGWNLNNMLSLPGSLLSFENPEAAHRFSPRIHVGMCFSPLKWKVEEHQLYSLCYMHMGEPKVWYSVPGRSADHFETVWKKYLGDMNAGKPDLHNHLAMQLSCSVLKAEGVPVYRCVQYPREFVLAFPGAYYSGFDCGFNCSEAASFAPLEWLPHGQNVVELYCEQKRKTSISYDKLLLGAAREAVRARWEIDILMKSTPDNLTCRDAYQRNGILPKALNSRIRSENLKRKFISISFKSQKMDENFDASCKKECSICLRDLFLSAVGCSCSDDKFVCLDHAMKLCSCPWTDKILLYRYEISELEVLHQALDGKLSAVYKWAKEDLGLTVRSVASKRSKQTPEKVNGSVDSLKEPILQSPLDSFNKWKQLKSQATPNALAGKQSEMAFQAKISPGSTNSNLNVIHPKNNSTLLHSAILNEIKAKEEMAGHNSAAKSIGEGSNSAGIKPDNSKAIGDNLTVSKKVGDSKVSEVSSTPGSGFLSFLREDIFVEDSSADTSSSSSSSETDKGDEDEIGH is encoded by the exons ATGGAACCTCTTTCAGCTCCACCTGGTTTTGTATCCCTAACATCTTTTTTCCTGAAAAAGGATGACAAGGTTGAGAAAACCAGTAAGTCCGACCCGATTCCTGCAAAGACTAAACCTGAGATGGATGACAATACTTCATACAACCAGATTAATGCACATCGGCCATGGATAGTATTGGACCAGAACAGGTGCAAATCCGAGGAATCATGCGCGGAGCATCTTCCTAGGGTTAAATTG AATCCTCCTAATAAATTTTCTCGTCCAAAAGGAACCGTATACGGATGTCCAAACTGCAGTAATTGTTTAAAG GTAACAGCAAGGTGGCATCCTGAGGATGCAAGAAGAGAAGTTCTCGAAGAAGCTCCTATTTTCCATCCAACAGAAGAG GAGTTCAAAGATACACTTGGATATATTGCAAGCATACGTTCCCGAGCAGAACCTTATGGAATCTGCCGTATTGTCCCTCCTAAAAGCTGGAAACCGTCATGTACTCTTGAAGAAAAGAATGTATGGGAAAACTCTGAATTTGTTGCCCAAACTCAGCGAATTGATGGGCACCAAGTTCAGCATGCACAAGCAATTATGGCTAGCTCTTATGATACTACTAAAACCAAGAGAAGAAAAGTGAATAAAGTAGAGATGGACTCTCATCTTGGTAATAGAAGCACTTGCACCTCAAATAACGGAAATGTTGAAGGCTGTGACGATGAGCCTGAATCCGGTCCTAAATTCACTCTCAAAACGTTTAAGAAATTGGCAGATGAATTCAAGATCCAATACTTCAACTACAAGGATAAGATTAAGATTATGGGTTCTGATAAGAATTCAGCCATACATCAACAGCAATGGGAGCCATCTGTTGAGAATATTGAGGGTGACTATGGACGGATTGTTCAAAATCCATCTGAAGAAATTGAG GTTCTCTGTAGTAAGGCTGGATACTTTAGCAGTGGATTTCCAATTCCAACGGTTTCTGATCCTCTGAACGCAGACACTTACCCTGAATATATGAAATCTGGATGGAACTTAAATAATATGCTTTCACTCCCAGGTTCTCTGCTTTCTTTTGAAAACCCTGAAGCTGCACATAGATTTTCCCCTAGGATACATGTGGGAATGTGCTTTTCTCCACTTAAATGG AAAGTTGAAGAGCACCAATTATACTCATTATGTTACATGCATATGGGTGAACCCAAAGTATGGTATAGTGTCCCAGGAAGATCTGCTGATCACTTTGAAACAGTTTGGAAGAAGTATCTCGGAGATATGAATGCAGGAAAACCTGATTTGCATAATCATCTG GCTATGCAGTTATCCTGCTCGGTATTGAAGGCAGAGGGTGTCCCGGTATATCGTTGTGTTCAGTATCCTCGTGAATTTGTTCTTGCCTTCCCTGGAGCATATTATTCAGGATTTGATTGTGGTTTCAACTGTTCTGAAGCAGCAAGTTTTGCTCCTCTGGAGTGGCTGCCTCATGGACAGAATGTTGTAGAGCTATATTGTGAACAGAAGAGGAAGACATCAATTTCATACGATAAGCTGTTACTGGGAGCAGCAAGGGAAGCTGTGAGGGCCCGCTGGGAAATTGATATACTTATGAAGAGCACGCCCGACAACTTAACGTGTAGAGATGCATATCAAAGAAATGGGATCTTACCAAAAGCTTTGAAT TCTCGCATCAGGAGTGAAAATTTGAAGAGGAAATTTATTTCCATTTCTTTCAAATCACAAAAAATGGATGAAAACTTTGATGCCAGTTGTAAAAAGGAATGTAGCATATGTCTGCGTGATTTATTTCTTTCAGCTGTTGGTTGTTCGTGTTCAGATGACAAGTTTGTGTGTCTTGATCATGCAATGAAGCTTTGTTCTTGCCCTTGGACAGACAAAATTCTCCTCTACCGTTATGAAATCAGTGAATTGGAGGTTCTTCATCAAGCTTTGGATGGAAAACTAAGTGCAGTCTATAAATGGGCCAAAGAAGATCTCGGTTTAACTGTGCGCTCAGTTGCCTCCAAGAGATCAAAACAAACCCCAGAGAAAGTAAATGGTTCAGTAGATTCGTTGAAAGAACCTATATTGCAGTCACCGCTGGATTCATTCAACAAGTGGAAACAGCTTAAATCGCAGGCAACACCAAATGCTTTGGCGGGGAAACAGAGCGAAATGGCCTTCCAAGCCAAAATATCCCCTGGTAGCACTAACAGTAATTTGAATGTCATTCATCCAAAAAATAACTCAACTTTACTTCATTCAGCAATATTGAATGAGATCAAAGCTAAAGAGGAAATGGCGGGGCACAATTCTGCTGCAAAAAGCATTGGTGAAGGAAGTAATTCTGCTGGGATCAAACCTGATAATAGCAAGGCAATTGGTGATAACCTCACAGTTTCAAAGAAAGTAGGAGACTCAAAAGTTTCAGAAGTTTCATCAACTCCAGGCTCCGGTTTCTTGTCTTTTCTACGAGAAGACatttttgttgaagattcatcTGCTGATACTTCAAGCTCTTCTAGTTCTTCAGAAACTGACAAG ggagatgaagatgaaattgGACATTGA
- the LOC127126034 gene encoding probable arabinose 5-phosphate isomerase translates to MGSLPAFPNGYPPKQRINRLIDETTLADLFKSQQNHLNFFFDRIDHSQTLAFTRTLLDASGTVFFTGVGKSGFVAHKISQTLVSLGIRSAFLSPVDALHGDIGILSDRDVLVLLSKSGATEELIRLVPCARAKGACLIAVTSVEGNALSVVCDMTVHLPLERELCPFNLAPVTSTAIQMVFGDTVAIALMAARNLTKDEYAANHPAGKIGKSLIFKVRDVMKKDEELPICRESDLIMDQLVELTSKGCGCLLVIDDDRRLIGTFTDGDLRRTLKASGEGIFKLTVGKMCNRNPRTIGPDAMAVDAMKKMEAPPSPVQFLPVIDDDNIVIGIVTLHGLVSAGL, encoded by the exons ATGGGTTCTCTACCGGCATTTCCAAACGGTTATCCTCCAAAACAAAGAATTAACAGGCTAATTGACGAAACTACCCTCGCTGATCTCTTCAAATCCCAGCAAAACCATCTCAACTTCTTCTTCGACCGCATCGACCATTCCCAAACCCTAGCATTCACACGCACTCTCCTCGATGCTTCCGGCACCGTCTTCTTCACCGGCGTCGGTAAATCCGGCTTCGTGGCGCATAAAATCTCTCAGACACTCGTTTCCCTCGGTATCCGTTCTGCTTTCCTATCCCCCGTCGATGCTCTGCACGGTGACATCGGAATCCTCAGTGACCGTGACGTGCTCGTTCTCTTAAGCAAATCTGGTGCCACCGAGGAGCTTATTCGCCTTGTTCCTTGCGCTAGAGCTAAAGGTGCGTGTCTCATTGCTGTGACGTCCGTTGAAGGGAACGCGCTTTCGGTAGTGTGTGATATGACCGTGCATTTGCCGTTGGAGAGGGAGCTTTGTCCGTTTAACCTTGCGCCTGTCACTTCCACTGCAATTCAGATGGTTTTCGGTGATACGGTGGCTATTGCGCTCATGGCTGCAAGGAATCTCACCAAGGATGAGTATGCTGCTAACCATCCCGCCGGTAAAATCGGCAAGAGCCTCATCTTTAAG GTAAGAGATGTGATGAAGAAAGATGAGGAGCTTCCAATTTGCAGGGAATCAGATTTGATTATGGATCAGCTTGTGGAGCTGACGAGTAAAGGATGTGGATGCCTTCTTGTTATTGATGATGATCGTCGTCTGATTGGGACATTTACCGATGGTGATCTGCGTCGTACCCTCAAAGCTAGTGGGGAAGGCATTTTCAAACTCACAGTAGGGAAAATGTGCAACAG GAATCCGAGAACTATTGGTCCAGATGCTATGGCAGTGGATGCCATGAAGAAGATGGAAGCCCCTCCATCACCAGTCCAATTTTTGCCTGTGATAGATGATGACAATATTGTGATTGGGATTGTCACGTTGCATGGTTTGGTTTCAGCTGGGTTGTGA